The Acidobacteriota bacterium DNA window GAGAAGCTGCGCCTGCCCCCGATGGGAAAGACGGCCAAAAAAACCGGCTATTCCACGGATGTGAGGGTGCTCGAGCAACTGGCGCAGACGCACGAGTTCCCCCGGTTGATCCTTGATTACCGCCAGTTGGCGAAGCTGAAGAGCACGTATATCGATGCCATCCCCCGGCTTATACGGCCGGCCACCGGGCGCGTGCACACTTCGTTCAATCAGACCATCACCACGACCGGGCGTCTGTCGTCTACCGATCCCAATCTGCAGAACATCCCCATCCGCACGGACGAGGGGAGACGGATCCGTAAGGCATTTGTGCCCGGCGATCGCGACCACGTGCTGCTGACGGCTGATTACTCGCAGGTCGAACTGCGCGTCCTTGCCCACTATTCCGGCGATACGGGATTGATCGGTGCGTTCAGGCAAGCTGAGGATATTCACACCCGGACGGCCGCCGAAGTTTACGGCGTGAGCCTTGCAAAGGTCACTGCCGATATGCGGCGGGTGGCAAAGACGGCCAACTTTGCCGTTATCTACGGCGTCTCGGCGTTCGGTCTCTCCCAGCAGACGGGCATGACGGTCGAAGAGTCACGCCGGTTCATAGACACGTACTTTCAGCGCTACCCGGGAATCAAGACCTACATCGAGGAAATCAAGCAGTCCGCGCGCGAAAGCGGGTACGTTACGACGCTGTATAACCGCCGCCGGTACCTTCCGGAGATCCGCGACAAGAAGGCCGCCGTGAGACAGTTCGCCGAGCGTACGGCCATCAATACCCCGATACAGGGGACCGCCGCCGACATCATCAAGGTGGCGATGATCAGGATCTTCAAGGAGATGAAGGGCATGCGCTCCCGCATGGTGCTCCAGGTACACGACGAACTGGTTTTTGACGTCTACAAAGATGAATTGACCGACCTGCGGGAAATTGTCCGAACCGGAATGGAAAAGGCCGTCAGCCTCAAAGTTCCGCTCGTGGCCGACATGGGAGTCGGTGACAACTGGCTCGAGGCAAAGTAAGGGAAAAGCACCGGACTGTGAGTACAGTACGGTGATACTGTTGACCCTCCCGTTTGCGGTTCCGGCGGTGTGAGCGGCTGGTCAGCCTGTCGAATCCGCGCCGAAGTCCTTCTTGAACGTTTGCCCCCGGCTCCTTATCTTACGTCATGCTCATAGGGATAACCGGGCAGATCGGGGCGGGGAAATCGACCGCCGCGAGGATCCTTGCCGCTCATGGGGCGCACGTTATAGATGCCGACCGAATAGGCCGGGAGGTGGTCGACGACTCCGCGCCGTTGCGAAGGAGGCTGGCGCGGCGGTTCGGGGCGAGTATTCTTGATTCCGGCGGCAGGGTGAAGCGCCGGGCGCTGGCGCGGCTGGCCTTTGCGTCCGAGACGTCCCACACCGCCCTGAACAGCCTGGTGCATCCGTATCTTCTGAAGGAACTGCGCCGCCGGGCAAAAGCAGCGGTCAGGGTGCACGCCCTGGTCGTGATCGACGCCGCGCTGCTGCTGGACTGGGAGATGGACCGGGAACTGGACTGTATCCTCGTGATCCACGCCTCTCAGAGCCTGCGGCTTGCCCGGATGACGGGGCGGGGGATGTCCCGGGCAGATGCGCTGGCGCGCCAGAGAGCGCAACTTCCGTATCGCGAGTTCCGGAAGCGGGCCGACCGTCTGATACTGAACAACGGAACCATCCACCAGCTCGAGACCAGATTAGTCGCGTTCCTTCGGCGTAACAGGCCCGCGGTCGGCTGATTGGAGATTCTCCCCGGGTACGACGGCTTAGCGGCGTAGACGAGCATGAAAAATGCCGCCGGGAGTCGCCCGGCGGCATTTCAGGTTTCCTCAGCACAAGGTGCGGTTGCCCCAGCGGGAGCATCCGGTATCAGTCAAAAATCCGCACGGCTTGCAGCTTGCTCTTGTCGGAGCCGGCCATTACCAGCTTGTAGACGTGCCAGGCTGTCATAAGATCCTGTACGGCCAAACCCGTGGAGTCAAAGATGGTGATGTCGTTGTCCGAGGTGCGGACCTTCAAACCCTTGGCCACGACCTCACCGAGCTCCGCGGCTATGTCCTTCTGCGTGAACTGATCGTGCGATACGGGCACGTTTATCTCACCGGAGTGCGATGCCTGGACCCAGTCGTCGATAACGACCCGGGCGTGCGGCAGGATAGCCGGATCGAGCTCCTGCTTGCCCTTGGCATCCGCACCGATGGCGTTGATATGGGCACCCGGGGACACGTCGGCCTTCATAACGATTGGCTTGCGGGTGGAAGTAGTGCAGTTGATTATATCCGCTCCGGCGCAGGCCTCGTTGATGGAGCCTGCCACGCCGGCGTTGAGCGTGAAATCGTCGACGCAGTGTTTGGCGAACGCCTCAGCCCTTTCTTTGTCGATGTCAAAGACCGCGACCTCCTTGATGGCCGGCCGGGCGATGAGCATGGCGGACAGCTGGGTGCGCGCCTGCACGCCGGCCCCGATAAAAGCCGCCTTTTTGCAATTCGCCTTGGCGAGGTACTTGGAAGCGATGCCACCGGCCGCGCCGGTCCGCATATTGGTGATATGGGTGCCATCCATGACGGCCAGCGGGAAACCGGTTTTGGGGTCCACCAGGAGGATGGTGGCCATGACCGTCGGCAGGTTGGCGTTGGAATTGTCCGGATGAACGTTTACCGCCTTGATGCCGGCCGCGCCGATATCGCGCACGTACGCCGGCATGCACCGCAGATCGCCGAAGTAATCTTCGAAGTACAAGTATGATTTCGGCGGCATCTGGACCTTTCCCTCGCCGTACAGGCGAAAG harbors:
- the coaE gene encoding dephospho-CoA kinase (Dephospho-CoA kinase (CoaE) performs the final step in coenzyme A biosynthesis.), with protein sequence MLIGITGQIGAGKSTAARILAAHGAHVIDADRIGREVVDDSAPLRRRLARRFGASILDSGGRVKRRALARLAFASETSHTALNSLVHPYLLKELRRRAKAAVRVHALVVIDAALLLDWEMDRELDCILVIHASQSLRLARMTGRGMSRADALARQRAQLPYREFRKRADRLILNNGTIHQLETRLVAFLRRNRPAVG
- a CDS encoding ornithine cyclodeaminase family protein (catalyzes the interconversion of alanine and pyruvate), whose product is MDTYLIKKSDVEKALTMKDCFEVTETAFRLYGEGKVQMPPKSYLYFEDYFGDLRCMPAYVRDIGAAGIKAVNVHPDNSNANLPTVMATILLVDPKTGFPLAVMDGTHITNMRTGAAGGIASKYLAKANCKKAAFIGAGVQARTQLSAMLIARPAIKEVAVFDIDKERAEAFAKHCVDDFTLNAGVAGSINEACAGADIINCTTSTRKPIVMKADVSPGAHINAIGADAKGKQELDPAILPHARVVIDDWVQASHSGEINVPVSHDQFTQKDIAAELGEVVAKGLKVRTSDNDITIFDSTGLAVQDLMTAWHVYKLVMAGSDKSKLQAVRIFD